The following are encoded in a window of Struthio camelus isolate bStrCam1 chromosome Z, bStrCam1.hap1, whole genome shotgun sequence genomic DNA:
- the LOC138064371 gene encoding RAB7A-interacting MON1-CCZ1 complex subunit 1-like isoform X2, translating to MAEAGGAVPGLRPRLAALGRRLAALRAAGGDGDDAFLVKGSATLERLKDLCKEEKEKTYPSKLLQLYTQAVLDITYFEENQLVDEDFPEDYSLRKVKELICILSEPEDLVKECNVNEECLNDGVHYLMKMLSFRCPLQLDEDVSFQDKDTARLLSEGVFSDTHLLAMMYSGEMCYWGLKHCRERGSGEGKQERCETTDPASSSDPCCGSQSASLGFRAAGKNILTKYVAVCEGPLKGQGWNTTSARQMLCYFRKSHS from the exons ATGGCGGAGGCCGGCGGCGCCGTGCCCGGGCTGCGGCCgcggctggcggcgctgggccggcggctggcggcgctgcgggcagcgGGAGGCGACGGCGACG ATGCTTTCTTAGTAAAGGGCTCTGCTACTCTGGAGAGACTGAAGGACCTctgtaaagaagagaaagaaaaaacatatccTTCCAAGCTTTTGCAGCTTTATACACAG GCTGTCCTAGATATTACGTATTTTGAGGAAAACCAGCTTGTGGATGAAGATTTTCCAGAAGATTATTCCTTACGAAAAGTTAAAGAACTTATTTGTATTCTTTCAGAACCAGAAGACCTAGTGAAAGAATGCAACGTAAATGAAGAA tGCCTTAATGATGGAGTCCATTACTTGATGAAGATGCTTAGCTTTAGATGCCCTCTCCAACTGGATGAAGATGTCTCATTTCAGGATAAAGATACTGCTAGATTACTCagtgaag GTGTATTTAGTGATACGCACTTACTGGCGATGATGTACAGTGGAGAAATGTGCTACTGGGGACTGAAACACTGCAGAGAAAGGGGAAGTGGAGAAGGGAAGCAAGAAAGGTGCGAGACGACAGATCCAGCGTCTAGTAGTGACCCATGCTGCGGATCACAGAGTGCATCACTGGGTTTCCGAGCAGCAGGCAAAAACATATTAACGAAATATGTGGCGGTATGCGAAGGACCTTTAAAAGGACAAGGGTGGAACACGACAAGTGCAAGGCAAATGCTGTGTTACTTCAGGAAATCCCACAGCTAG
- the LOC138064371 gene encoding RAB7A-interacting MON1-CCZ1 complex subunit 1-like isoform X1, with protein sequence MAEAGGAVPGLRPRLAALGRRLAALRAAGGDGDDAFLVKGSATLERLKDLCKEEKEKTYPSKLLQLYTQAVLDITYFEENQLVDEDFPEDYSLRKVKELICILSEPEDLVKECNVNEECTSILGTELIECLYWRKGALLYMYCHTVKERSDWLRKNIDLFEKCLNDGVHYLMKMLSFRCPLQLDEDVSFQDKDTARLLSEGVFSDTHLLAMMYSGEMCYWGLKHCRERGSGEGKQERCETTDPASSSDPCCGSQSASLGFRAAGKNILTKYVAVCEGPLKGQGWNTTSARQMLCYFRKSHS encoded by the exons ATGGCGGAGGCCGGCGGCGCCGTGCCCGGGCTGCGGCCgcggctggcggcgctgggccggcggctggcggcgctgcgggcagcgGGAGGCGACGGCGACG ATGCTTTCTTAGTAAAGGGCTCTGCTACTCTGGAGAGACTGAAGGACCTctgtaaagaagagaaagaaaaaacatatccTTCCAAGCTTTTGCAGCTTTATACACAG GCTGTCCTAGATATTACGTATTTTGAGGAAAACCAGCTTGTGGATGAAGATTTTCCAGAAGATTATTCCTTACGAAAAGTTAAAGAACTTATTTGTATTCTTTCAGAACCAGAAGACCTAGTGAAAGAATGCAACGTAAATGAAGAA TGCACCAGCATCCTTGGCACAGAGTTAATCGAATGTCTTTACTGGAGAAAAGGAGCCCTGCTTTACATGTATTGTCACACTGTAAAAGAAAGGAGTGACTGGCTAAGGAAAAATATCGACTTATTTGAAAAG tGCCTTAATGATGGAGTCCATTACTTGATGAAGATGCTTAGCTTTAGATGCCCTCTCCAACTGGATGAAGATGTCTCATTTCAGGATAAAGATACTGCTAGATTACTCagtgaag GTGTATTTAGTGATACGCACTTACTGGCGATGATGTACAGTGGAGAAATGTGCTACTGGGGACTGAAACACTGCAGAGAAAGGGGAAGTGGAGAAGGGAAGCAAGAAAGGTGCGAGACGACAGATCCAGCGTCTAGTAGTGACCCATGCTGCGGATCACAGAGTGCATCACTGGGTTTCCGAGCAGCAGGCAAAAACATATTAACGAAATATGTGGCGGTATGCGAAGGACCTTTAAAAGGACAAGGGTGGAACACGACAAGTGCAAGGCAAATGCTGTGTTACTTCAGGAAATCCCACAGCTAG
- the FBXO4 gene encoding F-box only protein 4: protein MAEGGRLEAAVRGRLRGLRERWAWGARERGAVSAGAEATAGAGAGAGQGPRGGGGGGGAAEEVSALQALPIDVQLNIMSFLSPQDLCRLGSASSYWRAAVRDPLLWRCFLLRDLPLWASVDWRSLPDVQVFHQVFAEDSGNTLYDYMTVYKKSCPQSRRSVKSSRPRYGAVTSFLQSLVTQAEPRFAMFGPGLEELDDSLVQRMMTCPEILLVAGLPQRRIHGIGSGVSFQFNNNQKFNILTLYSTTSVERRRARAEQAVVVNKMFYQDSSTVGNQQAVHYNVIAQVKKVCEVVDGFIYVANAEAHKKHDREEELAHILAMIDPALGPRNRPLLVLSCISHVGVKRIPCVYMAHQLQLNLLRQPWMVQDTVAATLDGLLSGLEWLLEEADCKNAQ from the exons ATGGCGGAGGGCGGCCGGCTGGAGGCCGCCGTGCGCGGCCGGCTGCGCGGCCTGCGGGAGCGCTGGGCGTGGGGCGCCCGCGAGCGCGGCGCCGTCAGCGCGGGCGCGGAGGCgacggctggggccggggccggggccgggcagggcccccgcggcggcggcggcggcgggggggccgcggaggaAGTGAGCGCCCTGCAGGCGCTGCCG ATCGACGTGCAGCTGAACATCATGTCCTTCCTCTCGCCCCAAGACCTGTGCCGCTTGGGCAGCGCCAGCTCCTACTGGCGGGCGGCCGTGCGGGACCCGCTGCTGTGGAGGTGCTTCCTGCTGAGGGACCTGCCCTTGTGGGCGTCCGTGGACTGGAGGTCGCTGCCCGACGTGCAGGTCTTCCATCAGGTCTTTGCAGAAGACAGTGGTAACACGCTGTACGACTACATGACCGT ATATAAAAAAAGCTGTCCTCAGAGTCGAAGAAGTGTGAAATCAAGCCGTCCCCGGTATGGGGCTGTGACATCCTTTTTGCAATCACTGGTCACTCAGGCAGAACCTCGTTTTGCTATGTTTGGGCCGGGGTTGGAAGAGCTGGATGACTCTTTAGTGCAAAGGATGATGACTTGTCCAGAAATTCTACTAGTGGCTGGCCTACCCCAAAGACGAATTCATG GGATTGGATCAGGAGTCAGTTTTCAGTTTAATAACAATCAAAAATTCAATATTCTGACATTATATTCAACTACCAG TGTGGAAAGGAGGAGAGCAAGGGCAGAGCAAGCTGTTGTTGTGAATAAGATGTTCTACCAAGACAGCAGCACAGTGGGGAATCAGCAAGCTGTGCACTACAATGTAATAGCTCAAGTTAAAAAGGTGTGCGAAGTAGTTGATGGATTCATCTACGTTGCTAATGCAGAAGCTCATAAAA AGCATGATCGTGAAGAGGAGCTGGCCCATATTTTGGCAATGATTGATCCAGCTCTTGGGCCTCGAAACAGACCTCTGCTGGTGTTGTCTTGTATCTCTCATGTTGGTGTGAAAAGAATTCCTTGTGTTTACATGGCACATCAGTTGCAACTGAATCTACTTCGTCAGCCCTGGATG GTGCAGGACACTGTAGCTGCTACTTTAGATGGACTGCTAAGTGGACTTGAGTGGCTCTTGGAAGAAGCAGACTGTAAAAATGCACAGTAA